One window of Hymenobacter canadensis genomic DNA carries:
- a CDS encoding SBBP repeat-containing protein produces the protein MPRIFHLVFTRFLAFCLLVSLPGYAQMPSGRWAQQLGGSGSDLGADVAVDDAGNVYVTGSLQYTAQIGSVTLSSPGGPYDNAYVAKFDAQGALVWARQALGNGLSSSGGGSVAVDGAGNVYVTGRFTGPLAFGLLSTRQSANGSDAFLVKFDNQGTAQWLQQADRPGGIGEGVAVSPTGDVCVAGVFAASPAGAAVFVHQYDAQGGLVWRQTAAGNSEVRATTAVALDATGNVFVAGNRATDVFLHKYSPLGALVWARSGGGPGRDGAGSLAVDASGNAYLAGYFLAQATFGGVGLASQGGGNDQDTFLVKYDPLGAVLWARSVGSEYHDVSGAVALDAGGNPYVSGDFRGTLVFGGTALPTAGSSDVFVAKFTPQGTPQWALRDGGPEAEYCRSLAVRGTGEPFVAGDFYFQRSSLAGQAFVGRGDGDAFVARLGSVLATRTADGLARTAVLGVYPNPARGEDAPQLLAPPRRTPQEVEVLNGLGQVVRRQTLPAGSQALVLHTAGLLPGAYVVRVAGVTGRLLID, from the coding sequence ATGCCCCGAATCTTTCATCTGGTTTTCACGCGCTTCCTGGCCTTCTGCTTGCTGGTTAGCTTGCCGGGGTACGCCCAGATGCCCAGTGGCCGCTGGGCGCAACAGCTCGGCGGCAGCGGCAGCGATTTGGGTGCCGACGTGGCGGTCGATGACGCGGGCAATGTCTACGTGACGGGCAGCTTGCAGTACACGGCGCAAATTGGCTCGGTTACGCTGTCCAGTCCGGGCGGCCCGTACGACAATGCCTACGTGGCCAAGTTTGATGCCCAGGGCGCGTTGGTCTGGGCGCGGCAAGCCCTCGGCAACGGGTTGAGTTCGAGTGGTGGCGGCAGCGTTGCGGTCGACGGGGCCGGCAATGTTTACGTGACGGGCCGCTTTACCGGGCCCCTGGCGTTCGGCTTGTTGAGTACCCGCCAGTCGGCGAACGGCAGCGATGCCTTCCTGGTCAAGTTCGACAACCAGGGCACGGCCCAATGGCTGCAGCAGGCGGACCGCCCAGGGGGCATCGGTGAGGGGGTGGCGGTCAGCCCCACCGGGGACGTGTGCGTGGCGGGCGTCTTTGCCGCTTCCCCGGCCGGGGCCGCGGTCTTTGTGCACCAATACGATGCACAGGGCGGGCTGGTGTGGCGTCAAACCGCCGCGGGCAATTCCGAAGTCCGCGCGACCACCGCCGTGGCCCTGGACGCCACGGGCAACGTCTTCGTCGCGGGGAACCGGGCCACGGACGTGTTCCTGCACAAGTACTCCCCGCTCGGGGCCCTGGTGTGGGCGCGGTCCGGGGGCGGCCCGGGCCGCGACGGGGCCGGCAGCCTCGCCGTGGACGCGAGCGGCAACGCCTATCTGGCCGGTTATTTCCTCGCCCAAGCCACGTTTGGCGGGGTGGGCCTCGCCAGCCAGGGCGGCGGGAACGACCAGGACACCTTCCTGGTGAAATACGACCCGCTCGGGGCGGTGCTGTGGGCGCGCAGCGTGGGGAGTGAATACCACGACGTGAGCGGCGCCGTGGCGCTCGACGCGGGGGGCAACCCCTACGTCAGCGGCGATTTTAGGGGCACGTTGGTCTTCGGCGGCACGGCCCTCCCCACGGCGGGCTCTTCGGATGTGTTTGTGGCCAAGTTCACCCCGCAAGGCACCCCGCAGTGGGCCCTGCGCGACGGCGGACCGGAAGCGGAGTATTGCCGCTCGCTGGCCGTACGCGGGACCGGCGAGCCGTTCGTGGCGGGGGATTTTTATTTTCAGCGCAGTTCGCTGGCGGGCCAAGCGTTTGTCGGGCGGGGGGACGGCGATGCCTTCGTGGCCCGGCTGGGCAGTGTCTTGGCCACGCGCACAGCAGACGGCCTGGCGCGCACGGCGGTGCTCGGCGTGTACCCCAATCCGGCCCGAGGCGAGGATGCCCCGCAGCTGCTGGCCCCCCCGCGGCGCACGCCCCAGGAGGTCGAAGTGCTAAACGGCCTGGGGCAGGTGGTGCGCCGGCAGACGCTCCCGGCCGGGAGTCAGGCGCTGGTTCTGCACACGGCCGGGTTGCTCCCCGGGGCGTACGTGGTGCGCGTGGCGGGCGTCACGGGGCGCTTGCTCATCGATTGA
- a CDS encoding SMI1/KNR4 family protein, whose protein sequence is MSNDGQILVRDYLDAALAFRAAHDLMWEPAIFVDAAMLDPSRPLKAGWGGDWASWKPIASTVTEADIHELEAAIGHSFPALYVKFLRYRHFLDLDDVAGVSFILHDPKEWKAGLLDHYFFLQEPGTLRQQGYIQFAYDLKLKPICFDFNHCTPDGQDCAVVRVLDVYQDPAPTELLYGSFLDLMLALRAAQEQRDALAG, encoded by the coding sequence ATGAGCAATGATGGTCAAATACTCGTTCGAGATTATTTAGACGCTGCCTTGGCATTTCGGGCCGCTCACGATTTGATGTGGGAGCCTGCTATTTTCGTGGATGCCGCCATGCTAGACCCATCGCGACCGTTAAAAGCGGGCTGGGGAGGCGACTGGGCGTCCTGGAAGCCCATTGCCAGTACTGTCACCGAGGCAGATATCCACGAGTTGGAAGCTGCCATCGGCCACTCTTTCCCGGCGCTGTATGTCAAATTTCTACGCTACCGCCACTTCTTAGACTTGGATGACGTCGCGGGCGTCTCGTTTATCCTGCACGACCCCAAAGAGTGGAAGGCCGGCTTACTGGACCATTACTTCTTTTTACAGGAACCAGGCACCCTCCGGCAGCAGGGCTATATTCAATTCGCGTACGACCTCAAATTGAAGCCGATTTGCTTTGATTTTAACCACTGCACCCCGGACGGGCAGGATTGCGCCGTGGTTCGCGTATTAGATGTGTATCAAGACCCGGCACCTACGGAGTTGCTATATGGCTCTTTTTTAGACCTTATGCTGGCCTTGCGCGCCGCACAAGAGCAACGTGACGCACTCGCTGGTTAA
- a CDS encoding helix-turn-helix domain-containing protein — protein sequence MDIRTEADYQQALDQFTAWMDHEPADLAPMRALRDAISAYEKEQGYELPEPRTLVGRLELEMYRRKLNKKNLAALLGIPASRLSDVLQGRRINLDLAKRLYQRLGIPADFILEAA from the coding sequence ATGGACATTCGCACCGAAGCCGACTACCAACAGGCCCTGGACCAGTTCACAGCCTGGATGGACCACGAACCCGCAGACCTGGCTCCCATGCGGGCGCTGCGCGACGCCATCAGTGCCTACGAAAAGGAGCAGGGCTACGAATTGCCCGAGCCCCGGACGCTGGTGGGCCGGCTGGAGCTGGAGATGTACCGGCGCAAGCTCAACAAGAAAAACCTGGCCGCGCTGCTGGGCATCCCGGCCTCGCGCCTGAGCGACGTGCTGCAGGGCCGCCGCATCAACCTGGACCTGGCCAAGCGCCTCTACCAGCGCCTGGGCATTCCCGCCGACTTCATTTTAGAGGCCGCTTAA
- a CDS encoding type II toxin-antitoxin system HigB family toxin: MVIISQKPLREFWEKHPDAKEALSAWYAFVQESDWARHADVIRDYNTAEYTRDGRYVFNIRGNRYRLVARLHFATRTVFVRFVGTHQQYDNIDADTV; this comes from the coding sequence ATGGTCATCATTTCCCAGAAGCCGCTACGGGAGTTTTGGGAAAAGCACCCCGATGCGAAGGAAGCGCTGAGTGCTTGGTACGCCTTCGTGCAGGAAAGCGACTGGGCCCGGCACGCGGACGTGATCCGGGACTACAACACGGCCGAGTACACCCGCGACGGGCGCTACGTGTTCAACATCCGGGGTAACCGCTACCGCCTGGTGGCCCGGCTACACTTCGCCACCCGCACCGTGTTCGTCCGCTTTGTGGGCACGCACCAGCAGTACGACAACATCGACGCCGACACCGTTTGA
- a CDS encoding DUF416 family protein, whose amino-acid sequence MDDLRPLLLPLPLTHQAVFAALTCARLLPSVERFDQAETEKGAPIFRTVIAALCAFGVQQAIAPDQWAYLQAQLEVFWPDLDESTNPFASYAFDACVALGEALALVQDGEAEHALQCATAARDTVDMYVQDVTGVELPLEALNAFVGATPEMQREVARQLALAQALATERPLTAAAVEQLRAQGGNEPLIDLTLL is encoded by the coding sequence ATGGACGACCTGCGCCCCTTACTCTTGCCGTTACCCCTCACGCACCAGGCGGTGTTCGCTGCCTTGACCTGTGCGCGCTTGCTCCCGTCGGTAGAGCGGTTTGACCAAGCGGAAACGGAGAAAGGAGCGCCCATCTTTCGCACGGTCATCGCGGCCCTGTGCGCGTTTGGGGTGCAGCAAGCCATTGCGCCGGACCAATGGGCGTACTTGCAGGCGCAGTTGGAGGTGTTTTGGCCGGATTTGGACGAGAGCACCAACCCGTTTGCCTCCTATGCCTTTGACGCCTGCGTGGCCTTGGGCGAAGCCTTGGCGCTGGTGCAGGATGGAGAGGCAGAACACGCCTTGCAGTGCGCCACAGCGGCCCGGGACACAGTGGATATGTACGTGCAGGACGTAACGGGCGTGGAACTACCCTTGGAAGCATTGAATGCCTTTGTTGGCGCCACGCCAGAAATGCAACGCGAAGTCGCGCGGCAGCTCGCCCTAGCCCAGGCCTTGGCGACAGAGCGCCCGCTAACGGCCGCCGCGGTCGAGCAGCTGCGTGCCCAAGGTGGGAACGAGCCGTTAATAGACTTGACTCTACTATAG
- a CDS encoding immunity 53 family protein, whose translation METLTWLQDWYRARCDGEWEFREGIKLLSTSNPGWSVEINVSDTPLEDAYLPLTKFDRSESDWYGYFLEDALFVGSGDPAKLEVILRVFRNLIENGIPSPSNA comes from the coding sequence ATGGAAACGCTGACTTGGCTGCAAGACTGGTACCGGGCCCGGTGCGATGGGGAATGGGAATTCCGTGAAGGCATCAAGCTGCTTTCCACGAGCAACCCGGGCTGGAGCGTGGAAATCAACGTGTCGGATACCCCTTTAGAGGACGCATACCTTCCCTTGACTAAGTTCGACCGGTCGGAGAGTGATTGGTACGGCTACTTCCTGGAAGACGCCTTGTTTGTCGGCTCCGGCGACCCGGCAAAGCTGGAAGTCATTTTGCGTGTGTTTCGCAACCTGATAGAAAACGGCATCCCTTCGCCATCCAACGCCTAA
- a CDS encoding DUF7674 family protein, with amino-acid sequence MSQLNIQTLGSELHTILPEFTAYSAEFRDYLADPVDHSLYGVFNEFAYRIRKLMDEGNQDELTRYFSFVNWLIESPDEYLEQVTYDCIIESLAHNGKYYYREATKYLSPAGIETLNWCKNNPPLGLATPPY; translated from the coding sequence ATGAGCCAACTCAACATACAGACGTTGGGGAGTGAATTGCACACAATCCTGCCCGAGTTCACCGCGTACAGCGCAGAGTTCCGCGACTACTTAGCCGACCCCGTCGACCATTCCTTGTATGGCGTGTTTAACGAGTTTGCCTATCGGATACGGAAACTGATGGACGAGGGCAACCAAGACGAACTGACCCGGTACTTTTCATTTGTCAACTGGCTCATTGAGTCTCCTGACGAATACCTCGAGCAGGTAACGTACGATTGCATCATCGAGTCCTTGGCCCACAACGGCAAGTACTATTACCGGGAGGCAACCAAATACCTAAGCCCAGCAGGTATTGAAACGCTTAACTGGTGCAAAAACAATCCTCCCTTAGGGCTAGCTACTCCCCCTTATTGA
- a CDS encoding energy transducer TonB, producing MAYIFVNGIRLMMAAAMKRWERLVFMIVVFPGIVSCNSSPTFRTYVPGESSGAYIDLELRNVGWTRPTQQIDVTYCSPQGLFSGDNCQLIGRYTIRATEPFFHDLHLAAEWQGTQRVLIRNTCEDRRPFEAPPLVINVGTLQLEGDINHHNMLDVSALNQPSTPQATSPEAPPVEDETYAYVEDKSYTYVEEMPVLPGERGGESRQAGPATLGPAIGRRLVLPREAKKGVVQLHLVVGKAGDVRHLRIKKSLDAATDSAVLAAARQLPRLVPGKQSGQPVSVEFTVPVYID from the coding sequence ATGGCTTATATTTTCGTTAATGGGATACGTCTAATGATGGCAGCAGCAATGAAGAGATGGGAGCGCTTGGTATTCATGATAGTTGTGTTTCCAGGAATCGTTTCCTGCAACTCCTCGCCGACATTCCGGACGTACGTGCCTGGGGAATCATCAGGGGCTTATATTGATTTAGAACTACGGAACGTCGGGTGGACGAGGCCGACGCAGCAAATCGATGTCACCTATTGTTCTCCCCAGGGGCTATTTTCCGGAGATAACTGTCAACTGATTGGGCGCTATACCATAAGGGCTACTGAGCCGTTTTTTCACGACCTCCACTTAGCCGCGGAGTGGCAGGGCACGCAACGGGTACTTATCCGCAACACCTGCGAAGACCGCCGCCCCTTTGAAGCCCCACCTCTGGTCATTAATGTCGGGACGTTACAATTGGAGGGAGACATTAATCACCACAATATGTTGGATGTAAGCGCTTTGAACCAGCCTTCCACTCCGCAGGCAACGTCTCCCGAGGCCCCGCCAGTAGAAGACGAGACCTACGCTTACGTGGAAGACAAGTCCTACACCTACGTGGAAGAAATGCCGGTTCTCCCGGGCGAGCGTGGGGGCGAAAGCAGGCAAGCAGGCCCTGCAACGCTCGGCCCCGCCATTGGGCGTCGGCTGGTGCTGCCCCGCGAGGCCAAAAAAGGGGTCGTGCAGCTGCATTTGGTGGTGGGCAAAGCGGGGGACGTACGCCACCTGCGCATCAAAAAGAGCTTGGACGCCGCAACCGATTCGGCCGTGCTCGCGGCGGCGCGGCAACTCCCCCGCCTCGTTCCCGGCAAGCAGAGTGGGCAGCCTGTGAGCGTCGAGTTTACCGTGCCCGTTTATATTGATTGA
- a CDS encoding SMI1/KNR4 family protein — protein sequence MDRARAKTNSFASVPFTASPMDQSDELLWAQQQWQQGGTIALQTASEAELTRFAQRYHVQLPAELVRYFTLVNGTAHAYDERFFRFYSLAEVQSVAERFDDYHGLPKYSDLMRTWPEHKQFYVVADYMIHLLAYAIRLDAQAFSANPVFVLCGDKYQQVATSFTEFLTLYKRDAAELYMSEEEVVE from the coding sequence ATGGATCGGGCCCGAGCAAAAACGAATAGCTTTGCCAGCGTACCCTTTACCGCTTCCCCGATGGACCAGTCAGATGAGTTGTTGTGGGCGCAGCAGCAATGGCAACAAGGCGGCACCATTGCCTTACAAACGGCTTCCGAAGCCGAATTGACTCGTTTTGCCCAGAGGTACCACGTCCAGCTGCCCGCGGAGTTGGTCCGCTACTTCACCTTGGTCAACGGCACCGCACATGCGTACGATGAGCGCTTCTTTCGCTTTTACTCGCTGGCCGAAGTTCAGTCGGTGGCCGAGCGGTTTGACGACTACCATGGGCTGCCCAAGTACAGCGACTTGATGCGCACGTGGCCCGAGCACAAGCAGTTCTATGTAGTTGCCGACTACATGATTCACCTCTTGGCCTATGCCATTCGGCTAGACGCGCAGGCCTTTTCGGCTAATCCTGTGTTCGTACTCTGTGGTGACAAGTATCAGCAAGTAGCCACTAGTTTCACCGAATTCTTAACGCTTTACAAAAGGGATGCTGCCGAGCTATATATGAGCGAGGAGGAAGTGGTCGAGTAG
- a CDS encoding GNAT family N-acetyltransferase — protein MPASLFRVDLATAADIPTLLPLMEGLADFEHYRDTFAVTADVLYRQGFAQQPPDFYCLVARHAEGHLGGLLVYYFLPFTASATPTLFIKELFVTEAYRGHHLGEALMRAAAQAAVAHGCGAVRWAVADWNTAGRRFYERLGAQANPVWVDYSLSGPALLALADTPAPISQKRNELQ, from the coding sequence ATGCCAGCTTCTCTTTTTCGCGTGGATTTAGCCACCGCCGCCGACATTCCCACCCTGTTGCCCCTGATGGAGGGATTGGCCGACTTTGAGCACTACCGCGACACGTTCGCCGTCACCGCCGACGTGCTTTACCGGCAGGGTTTTGCCCAGCAGCCGCCCGATTTCTATTGCCTGGTGGCCCGGCACGCCGAGGGACACCTGGGGGGCCTGCTGGTGTATTACTTCCTCCCGTTCACTGCCAGCGCTACGCCAACGCTCTTCATCAAAGAACTGTTCGTAACCGAAGCCTACCGGGGGCATCACCTGGGCGAGGCGTTGATGCGCGCCGCGGCGCAGGCCGCGGTGGCCCACGGTTGCGGCGCGGTGCGCTGGGCAGTGGCCGATTGGAACACAGCCGGCCGCCGCTTCTACGAGCGCCTGGGCGCGCAGGCGAACCCCGTTTGGGTGGATTATAGTCTGAGTGGGCCGGCCCTGCTGGCCCTCGCCGACACGCCCGCGCCTATTAGCCAAAAACGCAACGAGTTGCAATGA
- a CDS encoding PD-(D/E)XK nuclease-like domain-containing protein, with product MQRNFDGRTFTIVITHVETGLTVKIRPDLLVVTPRLGRKVLVDFKTTSCRNYAQFVATIEQYDYDRQAAFYTDVLQADRFLIIGVQKKAPHGTGGLPIFGAMGQAQITLCCWKRRPKPTKAPVPPGQRAPLTAFP from the coding sequence GTGCAGCGTAACTTTGACGGCCGCACCTTCACTATAGTCATCACCCACGTCGAAACCGGCCTCACCGTCAAAATCCGCCCGGATTTGCTCGTAGTAACGCCCCGACTTGGCCGCAAGGTGCTGGTCGATTTCAAAACCACCAGCTGCCGCAACTATGCCCAATTCGTGGCCACCATCGAGCAGTACGATTACGACCGTCAGGCCGCCTTCTACACCGACGTGCTGCAGGCCGACCGCTTCCTGATCATCGGCGTGCAGAAGAAAGCCCCGCACGGTACGGGGGGACTGCCTATTTTTGGCGCGATGGGGCAGGCGCAGATAACGCTGTGCTGTTGGAAACGCCGCCCGAAGCCGACAAAAGCACCCGTTCCGCCGGGTCAACGTGCTCCCTTAACCGCCTTCCCATAG
- a CDS encoding pyruvate kinase — MTEPVTAVSFACRHAAELSALLAELTALRTGMLARADQAAGQLRDVHPGFQVSAHNLLHYLALRQHDRRDLQLRLAALGLSSLGRAEAHALATVESVRAVLHALLNPDAPGPQPNPAIAPDFESGPGLLAEHSTTCLGPAPAAHGVRIMVTMPGEAATRYELVRDLLRAGMDCMRINCAHDDAAAWGRMIAHLRRAEQELGLACRVSMDVAGPKLRTHGLPPAPAVLHLKPTRDASGRVLSPARLWLTSREQPHPAPAVAAAILLFPAEWLHGLRPGKDVSFSDARGARRKLRVVSTGAEGSWAELHKTAYLTPLTRFRGPGGAEATLPELPTGSSSLRLRPGDTLHLTRQPLPPLSAGPEASPEAGPALIGCTLPEVLDRVKAGEHIWFDDGKIGGVVEHVADGTVQVRITRARAEGEKLRNDKGINLPDTELALPALTDKDLQDLVFIAQYADMVELSFVNSPADITRLQEHLRQLTDRPLPIVLKIETRRGFEQLPDLLLRAMQAGSCGVMIARGDLAVECGFERLAEVQEEVLWLCEAAHVPVIWATQVLESLASGGVPSRAEITDAAMGSRAECVMLNKGPHIVEAVQSLGNILSRMQDHQTKKSAQLRSLHVAGQWQPAEGGS; from the coding sequence ATGACTGAGCCTGTCACTGCCGTTTCTTTTGCCTGCCGGCACGCTGCCGAGCTCTCCGCGCTGCTGGCCGAACTTACCGCCCTGCGCACCGGGATGCTGGCCCGGGCCGACCAGGCGGCGGGCCAGCTGCGGGACGTACACCCCGGCTTCCAAGTCAGCGCCCACAACCTGCTGCACTACCTGGCCCTGCGCCAGCACGACCGCCGCGACCTGCAGCTGCGCTTGGCAGCACTGGGGCTCTCGTCGCTGGGCCGGGCCGAGGCGCATGCGCTGGCCACCGTCGAATCGGTGCGGGCCGTGCTGCACGCCTTGTTGAACCCCGATGCTCCCGGCCCGCAGCCCAACCCGGCCATCGCCCCGGATTTCGAAAGCGGTCCGGGCCTGCTTGCCGAGCACAGCACCACCTGCCTCGGCCCGGCCCCGGCGGCGCACGGCGTGCGCATTATGGTGACCATGCCCGGCGAGGCCGCCACCCGCTACGAGCTGGTGCGCGACCTGCTGCGGGCAGGCATGGACTGCATGCGCATCAACTGCGCCCACGACGACGCGGCCGCCTGGGGCCGGATGATTGCCCACCTGCGGCGCGCCGAGCAGGAATTAGGCCTGGCCTGCCGGGTGAGCATGGATGTGGCCGGCCCCAAGCTGCGCACCCACGGCCTGCCGCCCGCGCCGGCTGTGCTGCACCTCAAGCCCACCCGCGACGCCAGCGGCCGGGTGCTGAGCCCCGCCCGGCTCTGGCTCACCTCCCGGGAGCAGCCCCACCCGGCCCCGGCCGTGGCGGCCGCCATCCTCCTCTTCCCCGCTGAGTGGCTGCACGGCCTGCGCCCCGGCAAGGACGTGTCGTTCAGCGATGCGCGCGGCGCCCGGCGGAAGCTGCGCGTGGTCAGCACCGGGGCGGAAGGCAGCTGGGCGGAGCTGCACAAAACGGCCTATCTCACGCCCCTTACCCGCTTTCGGGGGCCAGGCGGCGCGGAAGCAACCCTGCCGGAGCTGCCCACCGGCTCCTCGTCGCTGCGGCTGCGCCCCGGCGACACGCTGCACCTCACGCGCCAGCCCCTGCCCCCCTTGTCAGCCGGTCCCGAAGCCAGTCCTGAAGCCGGGCCGGCGCTCATCGGCTGCACCCTGCCCGAAGTTCTCGACCGCGTTAAAGCGGGGGAGCACATCTGGTTTGACGACGGCAAAATCGGCGGCGTGGTCGAGCACGTAGCCGACGGTACCGTGCAGGTGCGCATCACTCGGGCCCGCGCCGAAGGGGAGAAGCTGCGCAACGACAAAGGCATCAACCTGCCCGATACCGAGCTGGCGCTGCCGGCCCTGACGGACAAGGACCTGCAGGACCTGGTGTTTATCGCCCAGTACGCGGATATGGTGGAGCTCTCCTTCGTGAACAGCCCGGCAGATATCACGCGGCTGCAAGAGCATTTGCGCCAGCTCACGGACCGGCCGCTGCCCATCGTGCTCAAGATTGAAACCCGGCGGGGGTTCGAGCAGCTGCCGGACCTGCTGCTGCGGGCCATGCAGGCCGGGAGCTGCGGCGTAATGATTGCCCGTGGCGATTTGGCCGTGGAATGCGGCTTCGAGCGCCTGGCAGAGGTGCAGGAAGAAGTGCTCTGGCTTTGCGAGGCCGCGCACGTGCCCGTCATCTGGGCCACTCAGGTGCTGGAAAGCCTGGCCAGCGGCGGCGTGCCGTCGCGGGCCGAGATTACGGACGCCGCCATGGGCAGCCGGGCCGAGTGCGTGATGCTCAACAAAGGCCCCCACATCGTGGAGGCCGTGCAGAGCCTGGGCAACATCCTCTCCCGCATGCAGGACCATCAGACCAAGAAAAGCGCTCAGCTGCGCAGTCTGCACGTTGCCGGGCAGTGGCAACCCGCAGAAGGCGGGAGCTGA
- a CDS encoding PstS family phosphate ABC transporter substrate-binding protein: MPVSNAKCRVGQTWFGGLVGLALLAGCGQRADSMRIRLDGSSTVYPITEAVVEEYARVQPAARITVGVSGTGGGFQKFSRQEIDLANASRPISASEQRACRQARYAGLVVAYDGLAVVVNPANTWARTLTVAELKRIWEPAAQHRLTRWNQVRPEWPDAEIHLFGAGTASGTYDYFTQAIVGTAHASRGDYTASEDDNVLVQGVATDRLALGFFGFAYYAANRAALRLVAIDDERADNGAGPVAPSLATVENKTYAPLSRPLLLYVSGPAARRPVVQAFLRFYLAQAPRLAREVGYFPLPAAEVRRQQRRLAQFVALAGLPAPAAATTPPTP; this comes from the coding sequence ATGCCCGTGAGCAACGCAAAGTGCCGGGTCGGACAAACGTGGTTTGGCGGACTGGTCGGGCTGGCGCTGCTGGCCGGCTGCGGCCAGCGGGCCGACTCCATGCGTATTCGGCTGGACGGCTCCAGCACGGTGTATCCCATCACCGAAGCCGTGGTGGAAGAGTATGCCCGCGTGCAGCCCGCAGCCCGCATCACGGTGGGCGTATCGGGCACGGGCGGCGGCTTCCAGAAGTTCAGCCGGCAGGAAATCGACCTGGCCAATGCCTCCCGCCCTATCTCGGCTTCGGAGCAGCGGGCCTGCCGGCAGGCCCGCTACGCCGGGCTGGTGGTGGCCTACGATGGGCTGGCAGTGGTGGTCAACCCGGCTAACACCTGGGCGCGCACCCTGACCGTAGCCGAGCTGAAACGGATCTGGGAGCCGGCGGCCCAGCACCGGCTCACCCGCTGGAACCAGGTGCGGCCGGAATGGCCCGACGCCGAAATCCACCTCTTTGGGGCAGGTACGGCCTCCGGCACCTACGACTACTTCACCCAGGCCATCGTGGGTACCGCCCATGCCAGCCGGGGCGACTATACCGCCAGCGAGGACGACAACGTGCTGGTGCAGGGCGTTGCCACCGACCGCCTGGCGCTGGGCTTTTTCGGCTTTGCCTACTACGCGGCCAATCGGGCTGCCCTGCGCCTGGTAGCCATCGACGACGAGCGGGCCGACAACGGGGCCGGGCCGGTGGCGCCGTCCCTGGCCACGGTCGAAAACAAAACCTACGCCCCACTGTCGCGGCCCCTGTTGCTGTACGTGAGCGGCCCGGCGGCCCGCCGGCCGGTGGTGCAGGCCTTCCTACGCTTCTACCTGGCGCAGGCCCCCCGCCTGGCTCGCGAGGTGGGCTATTTTCCGCTGCCGGCCGCCGAGGTCCGCCGCCAGCAGCGGCGGCTGGCGCAGTTCGTGGCCCTGGCAGGGCTGCCGGCGCCAGCGGCAGCCACTACGCCGCCCACGCCATGA
- the pstC gene encoding phosphate ABC transporter permease subunit PstC, which translates to MKKPRERLIEVLLALSAGLTVLTTGGILWILALETGHFFGQVPLRAFLTDTQWTPLFAEKHFGIWPLVAGTLLTTAVAVALALPLGLTIAVYFTEYASGRFRRAVQPLLEILASVPTVVYGFFALTVVTPGLQALIPGLAGFSALSAGLVMGVMILPIISSLSQDALAAVPQRLREASYALGATRLQTAFRVLVPAAASGITVAVILAVSRAVGETMIVAIAAGQEPRLTANPLVPIETLTTYIVQVSSGDVAYGTLEYNTIFAAGSTLFVLTLLLNNLGYWFRRRHQQQHE; encoded by the coding sequence ATGAAAAAGCCGCGCGAACGACTCATCGAAGTCCTGCTGGCCCTGAGCGCCGGCCTCACGGTACTCACCACCGGCGGCATCCTGTGGATTCTGGCCCTGGAAACCGGTCATTTCTTCGGGCAGGTGCCGCTACGGGCTTTTCTGACCGATACGCAGTGGACGCCGCTGTTTGCCGAAAAGCACTTTGGCATCTGGCCGCTGGTGGCGGGCACGCTGCTCACTACGGCCGTGGCCGTGGCCCTGGCGCTGCCGCTGGGCCTGACCATTGCGGTGTACTTCACCGAGTATGCCTCCGGCCGGTTCCGCCGCGCCGTGCAGCCGCTGCTGGAAATCCTGGCCTCCGTGCCCACGGTGGTGTATGGCTTCTTTGCCCTGACGGTGGTTACGCCCGGGCTGCAGGCCCTTATTCCGGGGCTGGCGGGCTTCAGTGCCCTCTCGGCGGGCCTGGTGATGGGCGTGATGATTCTGCCCATCATCTCCTCGCTTAGCCAGGACGCGCTGGCGGCCGTGCCCCAACGCCTGCGCGAAGCCTCCTACGCCCTGGGCGCGACGCGCCTGCAGACCGCCTTCCGGGTGCTGGTGCCGGCGGCGGCCTCGGGCATCACGGTGGCCGTCATTCTGGCCGTGTCGCGAGCCGTGGGCGAGACGATGATTGTGGCCATTGCGGCCGGCCAGGAGCCCCGCCTGACGGCCAACCCGCTGGTGCCTATCGAGACGCTGACCACCTACATCGTGCAGGTCAGCTCCGGCGACGTGGCCTACGGCACGCTGGAATACAACACCATTTTCGCGGCCGGCAGCACCCTGTTCGTGCTCACCTTGCTGCTCAACAACCTCGGCTACTGGTTCCGGCGCCGTCACCAGCAGCAGCATGAGTAG